In Rubrobacter radiotolerans DSM 5868, a genomic segment contains:
- a CDS encoding HD domain-containing protein: MRGTSEAERAAARDRVGDLVPLFTEVGDAKRVRVAHTPGSLAERAFRRSWAALCRGEAVESVARRESARAVAAARLGGLDVGTLLRAGLPKDEVVRVLRRSFDAVAEPVPESLRSRLREFLVPEPEEPEGSLPVPDFVQRLARQPRAGCTRPGRPRLVLEPPENHAEHCMTVAVYAVLLSEEFGAEPGRVFLAGLVHHLHNAGMPDSGFTGEAMLGDKLGAVMDRYREEALTELEASGGAELRRAAEREIREIETADGPTGRAFHAADVLDRVLQMHHYAREASFTVDQALEEMDLVHDGPVKSFHESVLARANLTPANDGYGR; the protein is encoded by the coding sequence TTGAGGGGAACGTCCGAAGCGGAGCGCGCCGCCGCCCGGGACCGCGTAGGCGACCTCGTCCCGCTCTTTACGGAGGTCGGGGATGCGAAGCGCGTCCGGGTTGCTCACACGCCGGGAAGCCTGGCGGAGCGGGCCTTCCGCCGCTCCTGGGCGGCGCTCTGCCGGGGTGAGGCCGTGGAGAGCGTCGCCCGGCGCGAGAGCGCTCGCGCCGTCGCTGCGGCCCGGCTCGGCGGGCTCGACGTCGGGACGCTCCTTCGCGCCGGGCTCCCTAAGGACGAGGTCGTCCGGGTCCTCAGACGGAGCTTCGACGCCGTCGCGGAGCCCGTCCCGGAGTCTCTTAGGTCCCGGCTCCGGGAGTTCCTCGTCCCCGAGCCCGAGGAGCCGGAAGGCTCCCTGCCCGTGCCGGACTTCGTGCAGCGGCTCGCCCGCCAGCCGCGGGCCGGCTGCACCCGACCCGGCCGCCCCCGGCTCGTGCTGGAGCCGCCGGAGAACCACGCCGAGCACTGCATGACCGTCGCCGTCTACGCCGTCCTGCTCTCTGAGGAGTTCGGCGCGGAGCCGGGCCGGGTCTTTCTCGCCGGGCTCGTCCACCACCTGCACAACGCCGGGATGCCGGACTCGGGCTTTACCGGGGAGGCCATGCTCGGGGACAAGCTCGGGGCCGTGATGGACCGCTACAGGGAGGAGGCGCTCACGGAGCTCGAAGCCTCCGGCGGCGCCGAGCTCCGTCGCGCGGCGGAGCGGGAGATCCGGGAGATAGAGACCGCCGACGGACCGACCGGCCGGGCCTTTCACGCCGCCGACGTGCTCGACCGGGTACTCCAGATGCACCACTACGCTCGGGAGGCGTCGTTCACCGTGGATCAGGCCCTCGAAGAGATGGACCTCGTCCACGACGGTCCCGTAAAGAGCTTCCACGAGTCGGTGCTTGCGAGGGCCAACCTGACGCCTGCCAACGACGGTTACGGCCGGTGA
- a CDS encoding sugar phosphate isomerase/epimerase family protein, giving the protein MRLRYAYNTNGASNHRLEDALELISASGYDGVALTLDHHHLDPFSRDLGRKAARLARRLDTLGLGIVIETGARFLLDPRQKHEPTLISPEAKDRSRRLDFLTRAAEVAAATGAETVSFWSGVPRPGVGRKDARSWLLEGLCRYAEFAAELGVAVSFEPEPGMLVETLDDFADLAREVPELKLALDTGHCLVTGEREPEAAVREFGERIGTVSIEDMRRGVHEHLPFGEGEMDTAGVLGALREVGFRGLVCVELSRESHRAHEAIPTALSYLREKERLLEKEGVA; this is encoded by the coding sequence GTGAGGCTCCGGTACGCGTACAACACGAACGGAGCGTCGAACCACCGGCTGGAGGACGCTCTGGAGCTGATCTCCGCCTCTGGCTACGACGGGGTCGCGCTTACCCTCGACCACCATCACCTCGACCCCTTCTCCCGGGACCTCGGACGGAAGGCCGCCCGGCTCGCCAGAAGGCTCGATACACTCGGGCTCGGGATCGTTATAGAGACCGGGGCGAGGTTCCTTCTCGACCCGAGGCAGAAGCACGAGCCGACCCTGATCTCCCCCGAGGCCAAGGACCGCTCCCGCCGCCTCGACTTCCTCACCCGCGCCGCCGAGGTCGCCGCCGCGACCGGGGCCGAGACGGTCTCTTTCTGGTCCGGCGTCCCGCGTCCCGGGGTCGGACGAAAGGACGCTCGCTCGTGGCTCCTCGAAGGGCTTTGCCGCTACGCGGAGTTCGCGGCGGAGCTTGGCGTCGCCGTCTCCTTCGAGCCCGAGCCCGGGATGCTCGTCGAGACGCTCGACGACTTCGCCGACCTTGCGCGAGAGGTCCCGGAGCTTAAGCTCGCCCTCGACACCGGGCACTGCCTCGTTACCGGGGAACGCGAGCCCGAGGCGGCGGTCCGGGAGTTCGGGGAGAGGATCGGGACGGTCTCGATCGAAGACATGCGCCGGGGCGTCCATGAGCACCTCCCGTTCGGCGAGGGGGAGATGGACACCGCCGGAGTTCTCGGCGCTCTGCGCGAGGTCGGTTTCCGGGGGCTCGTGTGCGTCGAGCTCTCACGGGAGTCTCACCGGGCGCACGAGGCGATCCCGACCGCCCTCAGCTACCTGCGGGAGAAGGAACGTCTTCTGGAGAAAGAAGGAGTGGCCTAG
- a CDS encoding inositol-3-phosphate synthase, giving the protein MTEHPQTGESGATEMQKNRRVGVAIVGVGGAVATTAIAGVAMIRKGLAGTDGLPLADAPGTGSLVAYENLVFGGWDLSGEDLSEAAASHGVLDKAQIFAVKDELDAVVPWPAAGNREFCRNAKGDNVAVASGHREQVEMIRTDLRRFREENALDEVVLVNLASTERAVDPSSPVLASAGAFERGVEESDPAIGPAMLYAYAAISSGVPYVNFTPSAAADVPALVELAGRENVPVSGKDGKTGQTMVKTVLAPAFRSRGLKVEGWFSTNILGNRDGQILDDPDSLASKVTTKGSVLDEMLGYPVKDHIVSIHYYPPRGDDKEAWDNIDLVGFMGRRMQMKVNFLCSDSVLAAPLVIELVRLSELAKRRGEGGVQEQFGLFFKAPTVANGHAPEHALHRQEERLFKWLLSGSPDAS; this is encoded by the coding sequence ATGACAGAGCATCCGCAGACCGGCGAGTCCGGAGCAACGGAGATGCAGAAGAACCGCAGGGTCGGGGTCGCGATAGTCGGCGTCGGCGGCGCGGTGGCGACGACCGCGATAGCGGGGGTGGCCATGATCCGCAAGGGCCTCGCCGGGACCGACGGGCTGCCGCTCGCGGACGCCCCCGGGACCGGCTCGCTCGTCGCCTACGAGAACCTTGTCTTCGGCGGCTGGGACCTCTCCGGCGAGGACCTCTCCGAGGCCGCAGCCTCCCACGGCGTACTCGACAAAGCGCAGATCTTCGCCGTAAAGGACGAACTCGACGCGGTCGTGCCCTGGCCCGCCGCCGGAAACCGGGAGTTCTGCCGCAATGCGAAGGGGGACAACGTCGCCGTCGCGAGCGGGCACCGCGAGCAGGTAGAGATGATCCGGACCGACCTCCGCCGCTTCCGGGAGGAGAACGCGCTCGACGAGGTCGTGCTCGTCAACCTCGCCTCTACCGAGCGTGCGGTGGACCCGTCCTCTCCGGTCCTTGCAAGCGCCGGGGCCTTCGAGCGGGGCGTCGAAGAGAGCGACCCGGCCATAGGCCCGGCGATGCTCTACGCCTACGCGGCGATAAGCTCCGGCGTCCCCTACGTGAACTTCACCCCGAGCGCCGCCGCCGACGTCCCGGCCCTTGTAGAGCTCGCCGGACGGGAGAACGTCCCGGTCTCGGGCAAGGACGGCAAGACGGGCCAGACAATGGTCAAGACCGTGCTCGCGCCGGCGTTCCGCTCGCGGGGGCTGAAGGTCGAAGGCTGGTTCTCGACGAACATCCTCGGGAACCGCGACGGACAGATCCTCGACGATCCCGACTCGCTCGCCTCGAAGGTAACGACGAAGGGCTCGGTCCTTGACGAGATGCTCGGATACCCGGTCAAGGACCACATCGTCTCCATCCACTACTACCCCCCGCGCGGCGACGACAAGGAGGCCTGGGACAACATAGACCTCGTGGGCTTCATGGGGCGCCGGATGCAGATGAAGGTCAACTTCCTTTGCAGCGACTCGGTTCTTGCCGCGCCGCTCGTCATAGAGCTAGTCCGGCTCTCGGAGCTGGCAAAGCGCCGGGGCGAGGGCGGGGTGCAGGAGCAGTTCGGTCTCTTCTTCAAGGCTCCGACCGTCGCGAACGGCCACGCTCCGGAGCACGCGTTGCACCGTCAGGAGGAGCGTCTCTTCAAATGGCTTCTCTCCGGCAGCCCGGACGCTTCTTGA
- a CDS encoding Gfo/Idh/MocA family oxidoreductase, whose protein sequence is MVDAEVRFVSAVGEPSGRPVGWGIAGCGWVVRDFVAPALGEARNARALALLDPSADSLRAVGETLPEARPHTDLATFLHAPGLEAVYIATPNHLHLPLVRVCAEAGKHVLCEKPMAPTLDEAREMVAACRRAGVVYATAFDQRFHAAHAKLRELVRSGALGTVTAVRIRYACWLPPDWSPDGGTGERRENWRIDPARAGGGAFMDLAPHGLDLAQSLLGERLVEVRALFQRRVFDYPVEDGAVLIGRFAGGALLEQHVAYNTPESFPRRELEVVGTRAMAVATDTMGQTPGGRLEVISAASGERRALDVPGSERSPFLNGIEAFSEHLRGGRSFPYTPEDDLHTMELVELANRQGETEPEVRRVSEKRYIGTGSSGESRLRETPHGSRIPDEWPGEADLGAYLCANCGFWQKRFREPDRCPVCEDSRHVLPERGYEFLAPEVMDRRVECVWEEVEEGVWRFSVAPAVGISPSGYLVATPEGNVAFEGCPFYSEAALRHIESLGGVDFVSASHPHTYGALWQLVERFRPEVALHRDDLGWATAFGVTWPFDKSLDLPGGLRLLHTGGHFPGHAVMHDPGRRTLFIGDAVKLELAASDPTGRTSDGISAHKAFVRRVPLTKGELRRYREVFAPLEFTQTFTPFEQCRNVGREEVLKLLDVQLEGRPFVGVLPL, encoded by the coding sequence GTGGTAGACGCGGAGGTCAGGTTCGTATCCGCGGTCGGCGAGCCGTCCGGCAGGCCGGTAGGGTGGGGAATCGCAGGCTGCGGCTGGGTTGTGCGGGACTTTGTAGCTCCGGCTCTCGGTGAGGCGCGGAACGCCCGGGCCCTCGCCCTTCTCGACCCGTCTGCCGACTCGTTGCGCGCCGTTGGGGAGACGCTGCCTGAGGCCCGGCCGCACACAGACCTCGCGACGTTCCTGCACGCGCCGGGGCTCGAAGCGGTCTACATCGCGACCCCGAACCACCTGCACCTGCCGCTCGTCCGGGTCTGTGCCGAGGCCGGCAAGCACGTCCTGTGCGAGAAGCCGATGGCCCCGACGCTCGACGAAGCGCGGGAGATGGTCGCCGCCTGCCGGCGCGCCGGGGTCGTCTACGCGACCGCCTTCGACCAGCGCTTCCACGCCGCTCATGCAAAGCTCCGGGAGCTTGTCCGCTCCGGCGCGCTCGGGACGGTAACGGCCGTCCGCATCCGTTACGCCTGCTGGCTCCCCCCGGACTGGAGCCCGGACGGCGGGACCGGAGAGAGACGGGAGAACTGGCGCATCGACCCGGCGCGAGCCGGAGGCGGGGCGTTCATGGACCTCGCGCCGCACGGCCTCGACCTTGCGCAGAGCCTTCTCGGGGAGAGGCTCGTAGAGGTGCGCGCCCTCTTTCAAAGACGCGTCTTCGACTACCCGGTCGAGGACGGCGCGGTGCTCATCGGGAGGTTCGCCGGGGGTGCGCTCCTCGAGCAGCACGTAGCCTACAACACCCCGGAGTCCTTCCCGCGACGGGAGCTGGAGGTCGTCGGAACCCGGGCGATGGCCGTCGCGACCGACACGATGGGCCAGACCCCCGGAGGGAGGCTGGAGGTGATCTCCGCCGCAAGCGGCGAACGCCGCGCTCTCGACGTGCCCGGCTCCGAACGCTCGCCCTTCCTGAACGGGATAGAGGCCTTCTCGGAGCACCTGCGGGGCGGCCGGAGTTTCCCCTACACCCCGGAAGACGACCTGCACACGATGGAGCTTGTAGAGCTGGCGAATCGCCAGGGAGAGACGGAGCCGGAGGTGAGGCGTGTGTCGGAGAAGCGCTACATAGGTACAGGTTCTTCCGGGGAGTCGAGGCTGCGCGAGACGCCGCACGGCTCGCGCATCCCGGACGAGTGGCCGGGTGAGGCGGACCTCGGGGCGTACCTGTGCGCGAACTGCGGCTTCTGGCAGAAGAGGTTTCGGGAGCCGGACCGCTGCCCGGTCTGCGAGGACTCGCGCCACGTCTTGCCGGAGAGAGGCTACGAGTTTCTAGCTCCGGAGGTGATGGACCGGAGAGTGGAGTGCGTCTGGGAGGAGGTCGAGGAGGGGGTCTGGCGGTTCTCGGTCGCCCCGGCGGTCGGGATCTCCCCCTCCGGATACCTCGTCGCAACGCCCGAGGGAAACGTCGCCTTCGAGGGCTGCCCGTTCTACAGCGAGGCGGCGCTCCGGCACATCGAGTCCCTGGGCGGCGTGGACTTTGTCTCGGCCTCGCATCCGCACACCTACGGGGCGCTCTGGCAACTCGTCGAGCGCTTCCGTCCGGAGGTCGCGCTGCACCGGGACGACCTCGGCTGGGCGACGGCCTTCGGGGTAACGTGGCCTTTCGACAAGAGCCTGGACCTCCCCGGCGGGTTGCGTCTTTTGCACACCGGCGGGCACTTCCCCGGGCACGCCGTGATGCACGATCCGGGCCGGAGAACACTGTTCATCGGGGACGCGGTGAAGCTTGAACTTGCGGCGTCCGACCCGACGGGTCGGACCTCGGATGGGATCTCGGCCCACAAAGCCTTCGTGCGGCGCGTCCCGCTCACAAAGGGCGAGCTTCGCAGGTACCGGGAGGTCTTCGCCCCGCTTGAGTTCACGCAGACGTTCACCCCGTTCGAGCAGTGCCGGAACGTCGGGCGGGAGGAGGTCCTGAAGCTACTCGACGTACAGCTTGAGGGCCGGCCCTTTGTCGGGGTGCTGCCGCTGTGA
- a CDS encoding YcaO-like family protein, with translation MSAGRKVGGGEDLAAVARAYREALPAGEVMEFGISALDHTGVPVWTSALWPFVGGVQGPFCNGVGYGNTPEEARVSAYGECVESAGAWLRLGRMERTRASYRELVGVYGEGSVLDPVRGCLPAGSRYSADLPLDWVEARRLGDGETVLVPVEFVATRHADLPEDAPEPLFTPVTNGLGAGLDVERAVAHATMEILQRDGNGLAFRALDRGVGVDLEGLEDEGALDLLARLDAEEIDVTVKLAATDFGITNVYAVGEDRDPSREKHPFTVTACGEASHPDRDRAVRKALAEFCASRARKPFNHGPLAPIQEISPEGYVERFRKKPLGSEEGRSLEATLDWLAKPREELRRLVAPILSVERTVPLADLPTTPVPEDPGALLDLLQKRLGGEGFEILYADVSPSEGARAVKALVPGLEVETLSYGRIGERNLARLLDLDLGVAGLGPAPKDRPEARRVLLTEEAEERFGGPAWFDYAAAEEVVGELYPLYREPGRHVAALAREKKR, from the coding sequence GTGAGCGCCGGGCGGAAGGTCGGCGGGGGTGAAGACCTCGCGGCGGTCGCCCGGGCGTACCGGGAGGCGTTGCCGGCGGGAGAGGTGATGGAGTTCGGCATCTCCGCCCTCGATCACACGGGCGTTCCGGTCTGGACGTCGGCGCTCTGGCCGTTCGTCGGCGGCGTTCAGGGACCGTTCTGCAACGGCGTCGGGTACGGGAACACCCCCGAGGAGGCCCGGGTCAGCGCCTACGGCGAGTGCGTCGAGTCGGCGGGGGCCTGGCTGCGCCTCGGGAGGATGGAGAGGACCCGCGCGAGCTACCGGGAGCTTGTCGGCGTCTACGGCGAGGGGTCGGTTCTCGACCCCGTGCGGGGCTGCCTGCCCGCCGGGAGCCGCTACAGTGCGGACCTCCCGCTCGACTGGGTCGAGGCGCGACGTCTCGGGGACGGAGAGACGGTGCTCGTCCCGGTCGAGTTCGTCGCGACGCGCCACGCCGACCTCCCGGAAGACGCCCCCGAGCCGCTCTTCACGCCGGTAACGAACGGGCTCGGAGCGGGGCTCGACGTAGAGCGAGCCGTAGCGCACGCGACGATGGAGATCCTCCAGCGCGACGGCAACGGCCTCGCCTTCCGCGCCCTTGATCGGGGAGTCGGGGTGGACCTGGAAGGGCTCGAAGACGAAGGCGCGCTCGACCTTCTCGCGCGGCTCGACGCCGAGGAGATAGACGTAACCGTCAAGCTCGCCGCGACGGACTTCGGGATAACGAACGTCTACGCCGTCGGGGAGGACCGCGACCCTTCAAGGGAGAAGCATCCGTTTACGGTAACGGCCTGCGGGGAGGCGAGCCATCCCGACCGGGACCGGGCGGTCCGGAAGGCGCTCGCAGAGTTCTGCGCCTCGCGAGCGAGAAAGCCCTTCAACCACGGCCCGCTCGCGCCGATACAGGAGATCTCCCCCGAAGGCTACGTCGAGCGCTTCCGAAAGAAGCCGCTCGGGAGCGAGGAGGGCCGCTCGCTAGAGGCGACCCTCGACTGGCTCGCCAAGCCGCGCGAGGAGCTGCGGCGGCTCGTAGCGCCGATCCTCTCCGTGGAGAGGACCGTTCCCCTTGCAGACCTCCCGACAACGCCCGTCCCGGAAGACCCCGGGGCGCTCCTCGACCTCCTTCAGAAACGGCTCGGCGGCGAGGGATTTGAGATCCTGTACGCCGACGTCTCGCCTTCCGAGGGGGCGCGAGCCGTGAAGGCGCTCGTCCCGGGACTCGAGGTGGAGACGCTCTCCTACGGGCGGATCGGGGAGCGGAACCTTGCGCGCCTCCTCGACCTCGACCTCGGGGTCGCAGGGCTCGGGCCCGCGCCGAAGGACCGTCCCGAGGCGCGGCGAGTTCTTCTCACGGAAGAGGCGGAGGAGCGGTTCGGAGGGCCTGCCTGGTTTGACTACGCAGCCGCCGAAGAGGTCGTCGGAGAGCTGTACCCGCTCTACCGGGAGCCCGGACGGCACGTCGCCGCGCTCGCGCGGGAGAAGAAGCGGTGA
- a CDS encoding class I SAM-dependent methyltransferase, with the protein MNPPGDIAPESVPWRDGELRSPETGRPLTLATPNLLTDGEALWPVIDGIPYLRTGRAKLRDRAVRRLSDGDRTGALAELLRDQDNWAPDPPPDLERTREVASGRHSLRRAMKLLDLGRVGDYLALRLSDPTYLAGLALLGDNLSGVESALQLACGIGHYSRDLARRGVATTAADVVFAKVWLARRYVSPKTRFLCFDASGPWPLSPDAPGFDLAFCNDALYFLKDKPHVVSRMLDAGDAVVIAHTHNAAAENLSSGAPLTVEGYAALFGRSEPLLYDDVELTRALLGDEPPVPRTPEELADSEAIGLVARRRGPGGTSLRLPPAGTVLTPNPLYNAAGKDPVRLNLAWPSERYREEYAPRSEYLPESLEVERSVLDLACREGVGASQEVDELALRRVLIDAEESWW; encoded by the coding sequence GTGAACCCTCCGGGAGACATCGCGCCGGAGTCCGTCCCCTGGCGGGACGGCGAGCTCCGGAGCCCGGAGACCGGGCGACCGCTCACGCTCGCCACGCCGAACCTCTTGACCGACGGTGAGGCGCTCTGGCCCGTCATCGACGGGATACCGTATCTCCGGACGGGCCGCGCGAAGCTGCGCGACCGGGCCGTGAGGCGACTCTCCGACGGGGACCGCACCGGCGCGCTCGCCGAGCTTCTCCGGGACCAGGACAACTGGGCTCCCGACCCGCCGCCCGACCTCGAACGGACGCGCGAGGTCGCCTCTGGTCGCCACTCCCTACGGCGCGCGATGAAGCTTCTCGACCTCGGGAGGGTCGGTGACTACCTTGCCCTTCGCCTCTCCGACCCGACCTACCTCGCCGGGCTCGCGCTGCTCGGAGACAACCTCTCCGGCGTCGAGTCCGCGCTCCAGCTTGCGTGCGGGATCGGTCACTACAGCCGGGATCTCGCCCGGCGCGGGGTCGCCACGACCGCCGCCGATGTCGTCTTCGCCAAGGTCTGGCTCGCCCGGCGCTACGTCTCCCCAAAGACGCGCTTTCTATGCTTCGACGCCTCGGGACCCTGGCCTCTCTCGCCGGACGCGCCCGGCTTCGACCTGGCCTTCTGCAACGACGCGCTCTACTTCCTTAAGGACAAGCCGCACGTCGTCTCCCGGATGCTCGATGCCGGAGATGCAGTTGTAATAGCACATACGCACAATGCCGCGGCGGAGAACCTCTCCTCCGGTGCTCCGCTCACGGTCGAGGGTTACGCCGCGCTCTTCGGGAGGAGTGAGCCGCTGCTCTACGACGACGTCGAGCTGACCCGGGCTCTGCTCGGGGACGAGCCGCCGGTCCCGAGAACGCCGGAGGAACTGGCCGACTCCGAGGCGATCGGCCTCGTCGCCCGGCGGCGTGGTCCGGGCGGTACGAGCCTGCGACTGCCGCCCGCCGGGACGGTGCTCACCCCGAACCCGCTCTACAACGCTGCCGGAAAGGATCCTGTCCGGCTAAACCTTGCGTGGCCCTCGGAACGCTACCGGGAGGAGTACGCGCCGCGCTCGGAGTACCTGCCGGAGAGCCTCGAAGTGGAGCGCTCCGTTCTCGACCTTGCTTGCCGGGAGGGCGTCGGAGCCTCTCAGGAGGTGGACGAACTCGCGCTGCGGCGGGTCCTGATCGACGCCGAGGAGAGCTGGTGGTAG